In one Rutidosis leptorrhynchoides isolate AG116_Rl617_1_P2 chromosome 8, CSIRO_AGI_Rlap_v1, whole genome shotgun sequence genomic region, the following are encoded:
- the LOC139863565 gene encoding uncharacterized protein, whose amino-acid sequence MCTISLNIRGIGQTGKISWLKRICNKEKPTILGLQETKCGQTGDNTIESFWGNSDFKFVQKDSVGASGGILTMWDTNIFSFNYAIEGEFFLAIRGTWAGHDSEIAFINVYGPHSSSKKLRLWNELSSLINSLNIPHIVFGDFNEVRNKTERMNTDCNQHWADNFNNFINNSGLIDLPLGGKRFTRICEKTMKFSKLDRFLVSDGIFTIWPNTSSKTLDRDLSDHCPIILRNNLLDSGPKPIRVFDTWLDLKDADIVIERAWSIPTTGNRPDCIFRNKLKNVKMELKKHSIQLDNIDSQIRDHISECNNWEQTAETRPLSESEKQKWIDEKMQQTVAIIKSSPKYSPIALQRSSIKS is encoded by the exons ATGTGTACAATTTCTTTAAATATTCGGGGTATTGGACAAACGGGTAAAATAAGTTGGCTAAAACGTATCTGCAATAAAGAAAAACCAACGATTTTAGGTCTACAAGAAACCAAATGCGGACAAACAGGTGATAACACCATTGAATCTTTCTGGGGTAATTCTGATTTTAAATTCGTCCAAAAGGACTCGGTTGGTGCTTCCGGTGGTATCTTAACTATGTGGGATACTAATATCTTTTCGTTCAATTATGCGATTGAGGGCGAATTCTTCTTAGCAATACGCGGAACATGGGCAGGGCATGATTCTGAAATTGCTTTCATTAATGTATATGGTCCTCATTCTTCCTCAAAAAAACTAAGACTCTGGAACGAACTCTCATCTCTCATTAACTCTCTTAACATTCCACACATTGTCTTTGGTGACTTTAATGAAGTAAGAAACAAAACAGAACGCATGAATACAGATTGCAATCAACATTGGgcagataattttaataatttcataAATAACTCCGGATTAATTGATCTTCCATTAGGTGGAAAAAGATTCACAAGGATATGTGAGAAAACAATGAAATTCAGTAAACTTGACCGATTCCTTGTCTCTGATGGCATTTTCACCATCTGGCCCAATACATCCTCCAAAACTCTTGATCGTGATCTTTCCGATCACTGTCCTATCATTCTAAGAAATAACCTCCTCGATTCAGGCCCTAAACCAATACGTGTTTTTGACACATGGCTCGACCTTAAAGATGCCGACATTGTCATTGAAAGAGCCTGGTCGATTCCGACTACTGGTAATAGGCCAGACTGCATCTTCCGTAATAAATTAAAAAACGTAAAAATGGAGCTCAAAAAACATAGTATTCAACTTGATAACATTGACTCACAAATCCGAGATCATATATCTGAATGTAATAATTGGGAACAAACTGCCGAAACCAGACCATTATCTGAATCGGAAAAACAAAAATGGATCGATGAAAAAATGCAGCAAACT GTAGCTATTATAAAATCCTCACCAAAATACTCTCCAATCGCCTTGCAAAGGTCATCCATAAAGTCATAG